TCGTTCTCTTCGAACCACGCCGGGTCGCTCATGTGGTAGTACGCCTCGCGGTGCAGCAGCATGATCACGTCGGCGTCCTGCTCGATGGAGCCCGACTCGCGCAGGTCGCTCATCTTGGGCCGGTGGCCCTCGCGCTGCTCGGCGCCGCGGTTGAGCTGCGCGAGACAGATGACCGGCACGCTGAGTTCACGGGCCAGCGCCTTCACGCCGCGTGAGATCGTCGACACCTCGACCTGCCTGCTCTCGCGCGCCGCGCCCGGCGCGGTCATGAGCTGCAGGTAGTCGATCATGATGCACTTCACCCCGTGCTGGGCGACGAGGCGGCGCGCGCGAGAGCGCATCTGCAGGACCGTCATCGCGGGTGAGTCGTCGATGTAGATGGGCGCCTCGGCCAGCTCGCCGCAGGCGCGCACGATCTGGCGGTAGTGCTCCTCGTGCAGCTGGCCGGTGCGCAGGCGGTGCGAGTCGACGCCGGATCGCGCCGCGATGAGTCGCTGCGTGACGCTCTGGCGCGACATTTCCATCGAGAACACCGCGACGGGGCAGGGCTTCCCGTTGTCGCCCCCCAGCGCGATGCCCTCGGCCAGGTTCAGCGCCAGCGCGGTCTTTCCCATCGAGGGGCGGGCCGCGATGATGATCATCTCGCCCGGCTGGAACCCGCTGAGCATCTCGTCGAGCTCGTGGAAGCCGGACGAGACGCCCGTCACGCCCTTGCCCTGATTGGCCTCGAGCAGCTCCATCGCCTCGTGCAGCAGTTCAGACAGACGCTGCGGGTCGCTGCTCTCGTTGCTCTGCGCGATCTCGAAGATCTGCTGCTCCGCGACATCGATCACCTCGCGCGCGCCGTCGGGGCCGAGCTCGCCGGCGTGGTACGCCTCGTAGAGGATCTGGCTGGCCGCGTCGATGAGCCGGCGCAGCTTCGCCTTGTCGGCGACGATCTTGGCGTAGTACGGCGCGTTGACCGCCGTCGGCACGCTCTCGGCCAGCTGCACCAGGTACTCCACGCCCCCGATCTGATCGAGCACCCCGGCGTCCTTGAGCGCCTCGGCGAGCTGCACCAGGTCCCCCGACTCGTGCCGGTCGTAGCCCGTCAGGAGGGCCGTAAAGATCGCGTTGTGCGCCTCGCTGTAGAACGCGTCGCCCCCGGTCACCAGGTGCAGGACATCGCCCGTCACCTTCGGGTCGAGGATCATCGACCCCAGAAGGGCCATCTCTGCTTCCGCCGAGTGGGGCGGCTGCTTGTCGAACAGCTTGGGGGTCGCGGCGCGCGCGGCCTCCTGGCGGCGTGCGCGCCGGGCCTTGTCCGTTCCGACTCCGTTCGTTTCGGGTCCGATCATGGGCCGGGATCATCCCCTTTCGCGTCCGTGCGTACAGCCCTGCGACAGCTTTTTCACATCCTACCACGGGACGCAACCCGCCGATTTCGGGCGAGATCGCGCCTGCATACGCTTGGACATGGCGCCCCTCACCCCCACCGAGCTCGGGAACGAAACCGCCGCCGCCAAGTGGCTGGGAGACACGCTCCCGCCCGACCCCATGCCGGCCCTCGAGGAATGGATGGGCGAAGCGACGGCCAGGCGGGTCCAGCCCAACCCCAACGCGATGACCCTGGCGACTGTGGACGCCGACGGGCGCCCCTCGGCGCGCATCGTGCTCTGTCGCGGCATCGACGCGCGCGCCGGGTTCATCGAGTTCTTCACGAACAAGACAAGCCGCAAGGGACTGGCGCTGCGCGCACACCCGCACGCCGCGCTGCTGTTCCACTGGGACGACCTCGACCGTCAGATCCGCATCGAGGGACCGATCACCGACGCGCCCGACGCGCGCGCCGACGAGTACTTCGCGACCCGGCACCCGCTCTCGCGCCTCAGCGCGTGGGCGAGCGCGCAGAGCCAGCCGGCGGCGTCGCGCGCAGCGATCGACGCGAATCTCGCGAGTATGGCGCAGCGCTTCGGCGTCGATCTGGACGCCATCAAGCGCGACGCCGCGTCCGTGACGGTCGATATCCCCCGGCCGCCCCACTGGGGCGGGTACCGCGTGTGGGCCGAGCGCGTGGAACTGTGGAGCGGGCGTACAGGGCGCACGCACGACCGCGCGCTGTGGACGCGAACGCTGACGCGAACGGGCGATGACGACCTCGCGTTCACGGGCTCCGCGTGGCGTTCGCAGCGCCTGCAGCCCTGAGCCCGATCGCAACATCTTTCGTCGCACGAACTTGCGTGTTTCCCCCGCAAAACCGCGGGTTTTGCGATGTTCGCACGATAGTCGTCTTGCGACATCCGGTATTCGCTGTATCCTGCCCAGAGTCACACGCGGCCACGCACACGGAGCGCCATTCGGCGCGCCACGCCGCGACGACCGGCCGCCGGTCGAGTGAACTGGAGTAGGGCGAGGAGCGCACATTCCTCGCCGGGAACAGACAGGCAATACAAGACACCCCCACGGCGGCGCTGTGCGCACCGGCCATGCCGCGCTTACGCGGCGGGGGTGTTTCTTGCGCAAAGGAGACGACCGTGAAGACAACTCTCGCGTCGATCGGTATCGCATGCGCGATCGCTGCGCCCAGCGCGCTCGCCGGAAACATCATGGGCAACCCCCTTGTCGCGATCGGGGAGAACCAGCCGGTGAGCTGGACGCAGGCACTGAACAACGGACGCATCCGCGCCATCGACCCGGCGACGGACGGCGTGCCTGGCCCCGACCTGCGCTTCTACGCCACGCAGGGGACCGCCGCGTTCGTCGCCTCGGCGCTCACGCCCGACCTGATGGTCGAACTGGGCGACGAGACCCACCAGGCCCTCGTCATGCAGTGGAACCCGCTGATGCAGGGCGAGGACATCGCCGTCGCGTCGTGGGAGCTCGACATCAGCACCGGCCCCGGGCGCGCCAACGGGCTGAACCTCTCGCGCGGCATGATCCATTTCTCGCTCGGCGCCCCTCCCGGAGTCTGGGACATCGGCGTCAGTCTGCGCGACAAGAACGGGAACTGGGCCGGATGGTTCATGCCCATGCCCCCGCTCAACTGGACCTTCCAGTGGATCGACCTCTCGCAGGGCAACCAGGACGGCTGGTTCTCGTTCGTCGACCCCGGCTTCGACATCAGCAACGTCGTCGCGGTCCGGCTGAACGAAGCCGGCGCGATGGTCACCTTCCCCCTGCCCCCGGACGGCGCGCAGCCGGGGTTCTGGGACTGGAACGCCTTCAACAGCATCATCATCACCCCGACCCCGGGCGCGACCGGGCTCGTCGGCATCGCCGCGCTCTGCATGCTGCGGCGCAGGCGCGCGCCGTAACGGTTGAGGAGAGGGACTGACAGTGACACCTGCCGGCCGGGCTGACGCCGGGCCGGTGGGTTCGGATCGACGCGTCGTAGAATCGGGGAGTGCTCGCGCAGCCCCTCCAGATCGGACCGGTCCGACTCGCGACCAACCTGCTGCTGGCGCCGATCGCCGGGTACTGCGATTTGGCGTTCCGGCTCGCCGCACGCTCGTGGGGCGGCGTCGGGCTCGCCTGCACCGACCTCCTCTCGCCGCAGGGCCTGCTGCGAGGGACCGCGACCTCCCTCGACCTCGCGCGCACCAACGACGAGGACAAGCCGGTGGGCATGCAGCTCTACGGGGGCGACGCGAACATCCTCGCCGACGGCGCGCGCTGGGCCATCCAGCACGGCGCGACCGTTGTCGACATCAACATGGGCTGCCCGGTCGACAAGGTCACGAAGAAGGACGGGGGGTCCAAACTCCTCTGCGACCCCTGCAACACGCTGCGTCTGGTCGAGAAGGTCGCGCGCGCCGTCGAGCAGGAATCCGGGGGGCGCGTGCCCCTGACGGCGAAGGTCCGGCTGGGCTGGTCGATGGGCGTCGATGTCGCCCCCTCGCTGGCGCCGCGCCTCGTCGAGGAGGGCTGCGCCGCGATCACGGTGCACGGGCGGTACACCGAGCAGAAGTTCAAGGGCGAGTGCCACCTCGACGGCATCGCGCGGGTGGTGGAGGCGGTGGGCGCCCGGGCCCCCGTCATCGGCAACGGCGACGTGAAGACCCCCGACGACTGCCTGCGCATGCTGCGCGTCACCGGCTGCGCCGGGGTGATGATCGGGCGCGGCGCGCTCTCGGCGCCCTGGCTTTTCCGCGACTGCTGGCACGCGCAGCGCGTCGGCGCCGGGCTGACGGGCGAGCCGGCGCCCCCCGAACCGACCGAGCGGGAAAAGCTCGACACCATCCGGCGCTACTTCGCCGACATGATCGCGTTCCGCGACGAGCGCTACGCGATGATGCAGATCCGCCGGCGCATCACCTGGTTCGGCAAGCGCCTCGGCCCCTGCAAGCCCATGAAGGAGCGCGTGCGCGTCGCCAGGAACCCGGCGGAAGTGCTCGCGGCACTGGACGAGTTCGAGCGCGGCGGCCTGCGCTGGTTCCCGCGCGACGACGGAACCCCCTGTATCGAGGACGCCCTCGAAACCGACGACGCCGAGTGCGTCGGCTGACGATCGCTCTGGTTCCCCTGCTCCCTGCTGCCCGCTCCCTCCTCCCTTCCGCCCCCAATTGACGCGCCGCCCCCCAGCGGGCACGATGCGCCCAGATGACGCACCTCGCTCCCTCCAAACATCCCGAGCCCTGCGTGCTGGTGATCTTCGGCGCGTCCGGGGACCTGACAGAACGCAAACTCATCCCGTCGCTCTACGACATGTTCCGCGAGGGGTCGCTCCCCGAGACCTTCGCGGTGCTCGGCTGCGCGCGCACCGGCATGTCCGACGCCCAGTTCCGCGAGAAGCTGCGCGAGCCGGCGGAGAAGCACGCCGGCGCGTTCGACGCCGACTCGTGGGACCGCTTCTCGCGCCGCGTGCACTACCAGCCCTTCGACGGGTCGAAGACCGAGGACTATCGCACGCTCAACGAGCGCGTGGAGTTGCTCGCGCTCCAGCACGACCTTCGCGGCGGGGCGAACGCCGGCTCGAGCGATCCGAACGTGCTGTTCTACCTCGCCGTCGCGCCGACGCTCTCCAAGACCATCGTCGCCCACCTCGCCGACACAGGGCTCGTGACCGAGAGCAAGAGATGGTGCGCCGTGAACCGGGGCGTGACGCCCTGGCGGCGCATCATCGTCGAGAAGCCCTTCGGTACGGACCTCGAGTCGGCGCGCTCGATCAACCGCGCGCTGGGGCGGGCGTTCGACGAGGACGCGATCTATCGAATCGACCACTACATGGGCAAGGAGCTGGTGCGCAACGTGCTGGTGTTCCGCTTCGCGAACACGATCTTCGAACAGGTGTGGAACCGCGACTGCGTCGACCACGTGCAGATCACCGCCGCCGAGACCATCGGCGTCGAGGACCGCGCCGCGTACTACGACGAGTCGGGCGCGATGCGCGACATGATCCAGAGCCACCTCGTGCAGGTGATGACGCTCATCGCGATGGAGGCGCCCAGCAGCGCCGAGGCCGACGCCCTCGCGCGCGAGCGCATCAAGGTGCTCGAGTCGACGCGCCGGATCGACCCCGACAAGGCGCACCTGTTCGCCGCCTTCGGGCGCTACGGGGCCCAGGGGGCGCACCCGGCGTACACCTCCGAGCCCGGCGTCGTCGCCGCCAAGAAGACCGAGACCTTCTGCGCGATGAAGTGCCACATCGACAACTGGCGCTGGGCGGGCGTGCCCTTCTACCTGCGCTCGGGCAAGCGCATGGCGCGCAAGCTCACCGAGATCGTCGTGCAGTTCAAGCACCCGCCCGACTGGCTCTTCAAGACCGTCGAGCCCTACACCAAGGGCGTCACCCGCCCGCCCAACCGCATCATCATCAACATCGCCCCCGACGAGGGCATCTCCCTTCGCTTCGAGACCAAGGTCCCCGGGCCCAAGTTCCGCATCGATTCCGCCAAGATGGACATGGACTACGCCAAGGCCTTCGACGCCAAGCCCGTCGAGGCATACGGCCCGCTCATCCTCGACGCGATGCGCGGCGACCGGCTCCTCTTCAAGCACCGCGACGAGGTCGAGGGCGCCTGGGAGGTCTGCCAGCCCCTCCTCGACAGCGAGGAACTGCGCGCCCGGATCGAGACCTACGAGTCGGGCACGTGGGGGCCCCAGTCCAGCGACGAGCTGCTCGCCCGCGACGGCAAGATCTGGCACAACCCCATCGCCGGAGAGCGCCGATAGTGAGAGTCCGTCAACCGTCCGCCACGCGACGCGTATGACGCAGGTACCCTTCCCCCTCTCCGGGGCGTCATCCCTTCCGTGCGACGCCCTCTCAGCCCCGACTTCCGGACCGGAGCAGCCCTCTTGCCCTTCGCGATCCCCGCCGTCACCGCCAGCATGCCCTCCTTCCTCGCGCAGCTCGACGCGCCCTCGTCGCAGGGCGCCGCCGCGAGCGAAGCCACGAGCATCTGGTCGCTGTTCATGCAGTCCTTCGACCTGTTCACGATCCTGATCGTGATGGGGTCGGTGTTCGCGGTCGCCATCATCGTGCGCGCGATCCTGACCCTGCGCCGGTCCGTGATCCTGCCGGCCGAGTCGATCGACGCGGTGCAGAGCGCGATCAACGAGCGGCGCTGGGCCGACCTCCAGCAGTTCGTGGGCGAGGACGATTCGTTCGTGTCGCGCGTGCTGCGCGAGAGTCTGCCCAAGCTTCGCGTCAACCCGCTGGGCATCCACGAAGCCACCGAGATGGCCGCCGACACCGAGACGGCGCGCCGTTTCAAGGAAGTCGAGTGGCTTGGCGTGATCGGCAACCTCGGGCCGCTGCTCGGGCTGGTGGGCACCGTGTGGGGCATGATCATCGCCTTCACCGCGATCGGCGAGACCGGGGGCCAGGCCGCCGCCTCGCAGCTCTCCATCGGCATCGCCAAGGCGCTCTTCCACACCTTCCTCGGGCTGCTGCTCGCGATCCCGGCGCTGCTGGCCTACGGGATGTTCCGCGAGCGCCTCGACCGGATCTGCTCGGAGGGCACGATGCTCGCGACCGACGCGATGGACCAGATCGCGGCGGTCGCGCTCCAGAACCCCGGCGCGCAGGCGTCGCCTGCGCAGGGGCCCGGCGCCGCCCAGTCGCCCCAGCCCCGCCACGGCGCAGGGAACTGACGAGTGGCCAGGCGTCGCCGACGACATCGCGGGCATTCCGAGGGCGGGCACGTCAACGTCGTCCCGCTCATCGACATCGTGATGGTGCTCATCATCTTCTATCTGATGGTCGGCTCGTTCATCGGCGATGACTACGAG
The genomic region above belongs to Phycisphaeraceae bacterium and contains:
- the dnaB gene encoding replicative DNA helicase; translation: MIGPETNGVGTDKARRARRQEAARAATPKLFDKQPPHSAEAEMALLGSMILDPKVTGDVLHLVTGGDAFYSEAHNAIFTALLTGYDRHESGDLVQLAEALKDAGVLDQIGGVEYLVQLAESVPTAVNAPYYAKIVADKAKLRRLIDAASQILYEAYHAGELGPDGAREVIDVAEQQIFEIAQSNESSDPQRLSELLHEAMELLEANQGKGVTGVSSGFHELDEMLSGFQPGEMIIIAARPSMGKTALALNLAEGIALGGDNGKPCPVAVFSMEMSRQSVTQRLIAARSGVDSHRLRTGQLHEEHYRQIVRACGELAEAPIYIDDSPAMTVLQMRSRARRLVAQHGVKCIMIDYLQLMTAPGAARESRQVEVSTISRGVKALARELSVPVICLAQLNRGAEQREGHRPKMSDLRESGSIEQDADVIMLLHREAYYHMSDPAWFEENEGKENLAELIIAKQRNGPTGVARMEWEAATTRFKNPSPGYDDSYPARPSNGPSASAQFTRQDAIEPKPRGGMAGYIPASADQGPAGDERNGGGPDFDPWETDNDLPI
- the pdxH gene encoding pyridoxamine 5'-phosphate oxidase, translated to MAPLTPTELGNETAAAKWLGDTLPPDPMPALEEWMGEATARRVQPNPNAMTLATVDADGRPSARIVLCRGIDARAGFIEFFTNKTSRKGLALRAHPHAALLFHWDDLDRQIRIEGPITDAPDARADEYFATRHPLSRLSAWASAQSQPAASRAAIDANLASMAQRFGVDLDAIKRDAASVTVDIPRPPHWGGYRVWAERVELWSGRTGRTHDRALWTRTLTRTGDDDLAFTGSAWRSQRLQP
- a CDS encoding tRNA-dihydrouridine synthase; this translates as MLAQPLQIGPVRLATNLLLAPIAGYCDLAFRLAARSWGGVGLACTDLLSPQGLLRGTATSLDLARTNDEDKPVGMQLYGGDANILADGARWAIQHGATVVDINMGCPVDKVTKKDGGSKLLCDPCNTLRLVEKVARAVEQESGGRVPLTAKVRLGWSMGVDVAPSLAPRLVEEGCAAITVHGRYTEQKFKGECHLDGIARVVEAVGARAPVIGNGDVKTPDDCLRMLRVTGCAGVMIGRGALSAPWLFRDCWHAQRVGAGLTGEPAPPEPTEREKLDTIRRYFADMIAFRDERYAMMQIRRRITWFGKRLGPCKPMKERVRVARNPAEVLAALDEFERGGLRWFPRDDGTPCIEDALETDDAECVG
- the zwf gene encoding glucose-6-phosphate dehydrogenase encodes the protein MTHLAPSKHPEPCVLVIFGASGDLTERKLIPSLYDMFREGSLPETFAVLGCARTGMSDAQFREKLREPAEKHAGAFDADSWDRFSRRVHYQPFDGSKTEDYRTLNERVELLALQHDLRGGANAGSSDPNVLFYLAVAPTLSKTIVAHLADTGLVTESKRWCAVNRGVTPWRRIIVEKPFGTDLESARSINRALGRAFDEDAIYRIDHYMGKELVRNVLVFRFANTIFEQVWNRDCVDHVQITAAETIGVEDRAAYYDESGAMRDMIQSHLVQVMTLIAMEAPSSAEADALARERIKVLESTRRIDPDKAHLFAAFGRYGAQGAHPAYTSEPGVVAAKKTETFCAMKCHIDNWRWAGVPFYLRSGKRMARKLTEIVVQFKHPPDWLFKTVEPYTKGVTRPPNRIIINIAPDEGISLRFETKVPGPKFRIDSAKMDMDYAKAFDAKPVEAYGPLILDAMRGDRLLFKHRDEVEGAWEVCQPLLDSEELRARIETYESGTWGPQSSDELLARDGKIWHNPIAGERR
- a CDS encoding MotA/TolQ/ExbB proton channel family protein, producing the protein MPFAIPAVTASMPSFLAQLDAPSSQGAAASEATSIWSLFMQSFDLFTILIVMGSVFAVAIIVRAILTLRRSVILPAESIDAVQSAINERRWADLQQFVGEDDSFVSRVLRESLPKLRVNPLGIHEATEMAADTETARRFKEVEWLGVIGNLGPLLGLVGTVWGMIIAFTAIGETGGQAAASQLSIGIAKALFHTFLGLLLAIPALLAYGMFRERLDRICSEGTMLATDAMDQIAAVALQNPGAQASPAQGPGAAQSPQPRHGAGN